In Candidatus Manganitrophus noduliformans, the genomic stretch CATCCCGCCGGAATACGAGCATTACAAACCGGCGCCGAGATCCGTGCGGTTCGTCGCCACCGCCACTGTCGCTTCCCTTCCGGATTGTCATCTCATCCTGGAATCGGTCTCCCGGAGCTTCGGGAAAGGGATCTCGGGGATCATTCATTATCCGCATTCCACGGGGGAAATCTGGGGCATTCCGGAGAGGCACCCTGAAGGGTGGGTTGTGACGATCTGCTATCCGGAGGAGCGATGAACACGAAATGGACCTATCCGTTCGTAAAAGAGTATCTCAGATTTGTCCGCAAGGCGTTTGAGATTACCCGCGCCGGCGGCCGAATCAAGATACGCTGGAGTGACAGCCCGATGGATCTGCAGGCCTGGCGGAGGGAGTTTATCAATGCCCTCGACCGTCGCATCACCAAATATGGAGGCCTCGATGGGAGGGGCCGGAAATTCGATCCCGACTGGCAATTATGGATGTGTAGGGACCGCCATCGTTTGGAGGACATTCGAAAGCGAATCCGTGTTTATCAGTTCGAAACCCGGGAGATGCAACGTCGGTACGGGCATCTGCTCGCGCGCCGGGATAATTTCTGATCGCCAAGCGGGAAAGAAAGCTGCATCACGCCTGTTTTCAGCTTGAGCCTGACTTCAGACCAACAATAAGACGGAATAAGAATAGAGGGAACATGAAAATCACATCGAAATCAAAACGCAAGGTTCTGCGGCTTCTGAGGCCGCCGACGGCGACAGGCGTCGATGAGCCCGCTCCACCCGGGCTCACCATCCGAAAACTCATCCACCACAAGCGCTACCGCGCCTTGCGCGATCGGGGGACTATTATCCGGGTGGAGGGAGACCACCTCCTGTGCATCTCCAATCTCATATGCTTCGGTTTCGATCTCTGCGGCTCGGATCGGAGGGGCTGTGAGCGTTTGAAGGATTTGGAACGCCATTATCCAGGGGAGGAAAAATGATTGAGGAGAAAAGAGACCACAACACCGGAGCACGGCATCCGGAGGCGGTCGGAGAGCTGATTTCGGCGCTGCGGGAAATGCTGGGGTATGCCGAGGCCAGAAATACGGATAAGAGGGCGCGCAGCGTCTATCTGAAGTTCTCGCGTCTGACATTGGAAATGTGGATGGAGAAAGCGCGCGCAGCGCTCTCCAAGGCGGAAGCACCTGCGGCCGATGCGTCTATCGCCAAGCTGGAGCTACCCCTGCCGCCGCAGGACGACGCGGGACACCAAGTCATATACGACATCTCTTCGGGACAGCCAGGCTTCCGCTGCCATCGCTGCAAGGATACGATGATCCGGCCCCCCGACATGAGCGATGAGATGTGGAATGAGGCCGTTGAGGTTTTCAAACGGCAGCACGGCGTCATCTAGAACACGGAGGTACTACCCGATATCTTCAGAGAAGGAAAGACCGGAAATGCAAAAATCAAAAACAATTCAGGCATGCTTGTCCGAGAAAACGTTTGTTCTGAAAGAGCCGATCGATGGCCCCTGGAAGGGAATTCGTCCGTATCTGGACGCCACGGGCCATGGCGGGATTCTTTCTGAGAGAATCCGCCAGGAGGTGAAAGATCGGGCGGCCCGATGGCGGAAGATCTCTCCCGCAACGTTATTTTCCGTCTGGTTTTGGATCTGGGGAAAAGAAACCCCTTCTCCCGGATACGTGCAATGGAGCGTCCGTCCTTATTTGCAGGGGATGGGATGCGACGGCACGACCGGTGGAGTGATTCACCTGATTGCAAGGAGGATCTGCTCTCGATACGGCTTGGATTACAAGAAACTGTATTCAAAAGCCTATCCGGGGAATCCGGCCGATTGGATCGATAGCCTGGATGACCATACGGCTGAGACCGATTCCAGTCTCTCTTTGGATCCTGCCTTGGCCATTATCGATCTGAGGGAGATCAACAATCACAGTCTGGCCTCCCTGTTATCGGATCTGTTTGGTGCGCGTGGGATCCTAAAGAAAGAGGAAGTGTTGATCGCGAACGGTTGGGCCCGCGCGCGTCGATTGGCCGGTCTTCCCCCCGAAGAAGAAAAACCGCCTCCGACATTGGAAGAGCAGGTCTTGGCCTATCTGAATCATCCGACCGAAGAGAACTGGGATCGCCTTGCCCATCTGAACACATCTTACGGGACGGTCTGGCAGAGATATACGGCTTACACCGGCAGAGAGCTTCAAGGGCCCACGCTCTGTTTTGGGGTTCGCATCAAGGGATGGAAGCGTCTTCCTGACCCGGGGGAAGTATTCGCTTCTTTAAAAGAGGAGTTCGCGCATGAATGTAGAGACGATGATTAAATCGATTCCTGTAACGGAGATTCATCGGGACCACAAGAATAGCCGTCAGTTTATCGATCCAAGGGCATTGGGACAGTTGCAGGACGACATTCGGAAAAACGGCCTGATCAACCCCATCACGGTAATTCCCCGGCAGGAGGGAGGGTTTTGCTTGATCGCAGGGGAGCGACGGTATCTTGCCTGCGTCAATATCGGATATCAGACGATTGCTGCCCATATCCTGGGATCTGCCGGCGAGGAGGAGGTGGAGGCGATCCATCTTGCCGAAAACCTTCAGCGGGAAGAGCTCTCCCCGATCGATGAGGCGGAAGCCTTTGAGAAGCAGTTGGCCCAAAAATCGATTCAGGACCTCGCCGCGATGATCAACCGGAGCGAAGAGTATATTCGCCGGCGGATAAAGCTGCTTCATCTGATCCCGGAGGCGCGGGAGAAGGTGAGAGTCGGCGCGATCGGCCTCGCAGTCAGCGAGTTGCTCTCCTGTCTTCCCGACGACCGGCAGAAAACGATGCTGGCCGCGGTGGAGGAGCAAGGCCTCAACGCGGTGCAACTCTCCAATCTGCTGAACCATCAGAACGACCGGCAGTTGGTCAACGCCGTCTTTGACACGAAGGAGTGCCTCCAATGCCCCCATAACAGCGCCGGTCAGCCCGATCTCTTCGCCCGTGAGGCCTCCGGCCTTGGGAAGTGCCTCTATGATCCGTGCTGGAGCGGGAAAGAGCTTGAGAAAGCGAAATCGCTGGCCAAGCAGATCGAAGAGAGGGGACCGCGCGCGGTTATCTCTGAGAAGATGAAGATCGGCATCGACGACCTTCCCCCTGAGATCGATCAGACCCAGGCGGTCATGCACAACAAGGGAGAACTCGGCGATGAGAATCTGCGGGACTGCCAGAGTTGCAAGTTTCTGGTCGTCTTCATCTCCACGCAAGGCCACCCGCTGCGGCAGAATATCTGCACGAATCGCCCCTGCTATGAGGAGCGCGCGGCGCGGTTCCGGGGAGGAAATGCAGAGAGGAAGCCCGGCTCTATAAAGGGGGGAGCCAAGACCGCAAAAGATCCCGGTTTAAAGAATGTATCCACAGCCGGTCCGGTTCCCAAAAAGATGACCCCCGCAAACGCTCCCCAGCGGGTGAAGGATTTCAAGAGAAACAGATACCGGGAATATCTGGCCGCCCATCTCATCGAAACCCCGGAGAATCGATTGCGGCTGATCCTCCTTGCCATGAAAGACACCTCCTGGGGGAGGATCTGGACGGGGGATCCCACTCTGAAAGAACTCAACCTGGCCTGCGACGGCTTTGAAAGCAATCCGGAGAAGCTCTATCCCAAATTGCGCGCCTTGAACGCGGAGCAGTTGATGACCGCGGCGGGGAGAATGGCCTTAAAGGCGCTCGATAAATTCTCTCTCCCTTTAATCGAGGAGATGGTCTTCACCGATCTTGGAGCCACCCCGGAGACTCTTTTTAAGATCGATCGGACCTACCTGGAACTGCTCACCAAAGCGGAGATCGAGGCCACCGCGAAGGAGATCGGCCTGACCGCCTATCTTCAAAGCAGAGGAGAATCGATCTCGAAGCTGTCCGCCCGGCCGAAGAAGGAATTCATCGATTCTCTTCTCACCTGCGGCTTTACGGCCCCAATCATGCCGGCCTGGCTTACGCGGGAGACCGCTTTTCAAAAGGGATAAATCGATTCTGTAATTAAGACACCCATATAAAAGAGGAGAAGCGACTATGCAAGGCCCGGTAAAAATCATCATCCTCATCGAGGAGGGCGTCGTCGAAAACATCTATGTTCCCGGCGACATTGACGCCCGGTACATCGTCATCGACAGAGATGCAGAACTCTCCGACGAAATCCACAGTACTGGCCCCCAACTCGCCGGAAGCTACGGCGATCTGGAGGCCTTAAGCCCTCAGTTCTACCGGCTCGCATTCGAGGAGGAGACGGAGTGATCCAAAAATCCAAAGTTCGGGCCTACATCCGCGAGAAGGGCTATCGTCTCTCCGCCGACGTCCTGCCGGCGCTGAAAGATTCCGTCCAAATCATTCTCGCAGGGGCCATGGTCTACACAAAGCCTCAGAAGACCCTCCACGGGAAAGAGATCCTCATGGCCGTCAGCCGGGAATCTCTTCTTCCGAGAAAGGAATCTCATGACAGAAGAAAAAAATAGAAAACAGAGGCTTCACGAAGCCATCCGAAACGCCAAAGGGAAGCAGACCAAGCACAGGTTTTTAGCCATTGCCGTAACCGACCAGAGTGTCGAGATCCTCTCGTGCGCCGCAGGAGGGGCCTATCTGGAACTGCACGATTACTCCACGGGTTCGGTTTCATTGGATGAAGAGGCAATTACACGGGATCTGGAGGAGTGGTTCCCGATCCTCTTGGCGAAGCAAGAAGAGAAGTATCGATGCCCAGTATGCAGCGATGAAAAAAATGGCCTTTTCGGCCTTATCACCTGCCTCAATGACAATCACGATTACACTCGGACCCAGGTCGCCGACGTCATCCGGCCGATCGAGGAGGCGTGGGAGGCGGAAAGGAGTGTCCAGAGAGAGATATGAAACTGACAAAACGGGAAACCGCCACGGTGTTGGCGGCGCTGAGGAATTGGCAGCAGGATGTACAGGAAGGGGGTTTTGTACCCAAAGAGGACTTCCCCTATCACTTCGAATCGGACGAACCGTTAAAAACCGAAGAGATCGACGCGTTGTGTGAGAAAATCAACTGCGATGACATTTCCACGGAATCGCTCGAAAATGGGTTGTGAGGAAGCTGGTGGAGGCCACTGGCAATCTTTCTCTTGCGTTGCGCCATATCAATTATTGGAAACCGCCGATCAGAAATTAGGGAAAAGGCTCTTCGCAAGACCAGGAGAGAATAGTCGCGCCTCGTCCAGCTCAAAACCATGAGGAGATGATGAAAAATAATGATCCGAAGATCATTGTGGATCCGATCGTCTATGCCAAAAAACCAGCCCGGTATAAGGCTGTCGCTGAACCGGCCGGAGATGGACCTGTCCTGAGCGCCGTCGAAGGAGACGCCTACCGGGAACTTCGGGTTGGCTTTTTCGATGAGAAAGGGAAGTGTGTGGCAGACGCCTATTTTACCGTCGATTCTGATACCGGCAAGCCGAGGATTCTGATCACCACCGACGGCGATGGAGACGGCGATCCGGCGATTGAAGTCTTTCCTTTACGATCTGGCGAAGCAGTCGTCAAATACTACTGAGGGATTTTGAATTAAGAAAGCCGGAAGAAGAAACATACTTCCGGCCAAAACGAGGAGGTTCACCATGTTTGATTTTAACAAGATCGCGAATCTCATCCCGCCCCAGGGAAAAGTGACCTTCACCATTACCACGGGAGAGCGGGGAAAACTGGTTGTGCTCTTCCATCCGATGTATCCGGAGGTGAAGGAACTCTCCGGGAAGGAGAAGGAGTTGTATGAGCAGGCGCGGGTGCCGCTGGTCTTCAAGGCGACCCCGGAGGAGCTCAACGAAGGGTTTATGTCGCTGATCGAGCAGAACTACGAGGAAGAGGGGAGGCTGCACCGCGCCTTCTCGGTCAAACGGGAGGCGGTCGGCAAGGCGATCGCAGGGGTTGAGAGGGAAAAGACCCAAAAGAGAGAATCAAGCCACGAGGAGAAGAGGTCTCAGTCTGATCCGACTCACCCGGATTTTCCACAGTCGGAGGAGCCTCAAAAGGTTGCGTCATCGATAGAGAAGCAGGAGACCGGCGCTGAAAAAGAGCCTTCGGCTTTCGATCTGTTCGGTTAATGGAGGAGAGAATGGAAGTTCAAAGAATGGAAAGGTTTTTCGAATATGGCCAGTTGAGGCTCAGCGATCCGGACCCCGGGATGACGCCGGAGCAGGTGCGCGACTTCTACGCGGCGGTCTACCCGGAACTGGCCCAGGCGGTCGTAGGGGAGCCGGAACGCCGGGGAGCGACCCAGGTCTACAAGATCACCCGGGCGGTCGGAACCAAGGGGGGCGAGCCATCGCCCCCCCATCTTCACATGCAGTGTTCCGTCCTGCTCACCGTCGAGCAGTTGGCAGAAATATCGGAAGCAGGTCTTGAGGAAGAGAAAGGAGGAGCATGCCCGCACGACATACTCACGCGGTTTCTGGGAACGATACAACGGGATTCAGAACGAATGCCCCAGGAGGGGCCGCTCCCCGGCCGATTTCTCCCCCTGCTCCATTAATTCCCCTTCCAAAGCTCGATCCGATGTTCGCGACGGTCGACTACGCCGACAGCGGCCTTTCCGCCGGCGTCCTTGCCCGGGCGGGCTTGTGGATCTCTCGGGCTCTTCGCCGGAGCCGCTCCATTATGCCAGGTCCGTGGACCGATTCGATGCGGCCGGATCGGATTCAGGTGGAACTGGAGGCGTGGCTCACAGGGCTGTGCCATGATATCCGATCGGAATGCTTCGGTGAAAGCGGACATCGGGTGGAGACCGGAAAATCGATCTCCTCGCGATCGTGCGCGTTGATCGTCACGCATCCGATCGAATGCAATGCGCTCTTCTGCGATGTTCTCCCTGAGATCGGGCGGGCCGACAAGCGATTGGTGGAGGCGGTGGTGGCCGCCTTGCAGACGCTGGCGTGGGTGAAGTCGTATTACACCTATGACGACCAGATCGAGCGGTGCCAGGATCTCTATGAGGAATATCTTCACGAAGCGGAAAAGGGGAGCGAAGACGAGAGATATTTTCAGGAGAGACTCATGTGGCTTCAGAACGGCATCCCCTCGGCGTACCGGTTTCTCTTCCGGGGGAAAGACAAGCCGGTCTTTCCGGAGTTTCCGCCCCCTTCCCCGGAAGACTCCTGGTTATACGGATGGCGCCTCTGGGCGGAGGAGGTCTGCCAGATCAGCGCGAAGTGGACCCGGCCCATCCGGGAGGAAGCGGAGTCTGCGGACCGCTACGACGAGAATTTCTACCCGGAGTATCTTACACCGATCCTCTGGTCCACCTCCGATCTGCTGGTCGAAGCGTTCGAACAGGAAGTGCAAGGGCTTTATGAGAATTGTCTTGGATCGAAATCGGTCTTTCCGATCAAGAGCGCTCAGCAGGTTTCCGAGGTCCTCGCGGATCTCAGAAATCTTGGAGAGTGCTTTCGGCTGCATCTGAAAGCGTGCTCTCTGGAGAGGCCTCCGATCGCCCCGAGCAATGGGCGAGCGCCAGAGGAGGGTGAAAATGGCACAGACACTTCATCTTAGCGCCGCACTGCTCTACTACACGGGAGAAGATCCCCTGCCTGCTGAAGCGATCCATTACTGGCAGATCCATCCGATCGAGATGTCTGAAAAGGGGATTCCGCTCCTGAGGGAAGGGAGGCCCGTTCAGATGAAAGACCTGGAATCTCTTTGCAAAGCAACCCTGCCGAATCTGATCCAAAACGTCGGATGGATCGATCCCGCTTTGCTGGCCTATGGAGCGGGAGTGGAAGGGCCCCTGGTCTTCTTCCGGCCGGAAGTTCGAAGACCCATCTATTTCGGCCGGCAGACGTCGCTGAAGTCTGGCATGGTTCTATGGCCATCGCTGGTGATGGTGGCATTCTGCCGGAAGCTCTATGTCTTCGCGACGAAGGGCCGCATGCGGCCCACACAATCCACCTCGCTTCTGATGGCCCCTTTTCTTAACGTCGACGTCCATCATGAAGTCTGTCTGGGGTCAAGCCGGCTACCGAATGGGTGCAGGCCTCAGAATATGGAGGCCTGGGCCGAAGCGTTTTACGCAAGCGCTTTCACCCACAACAATGCCCCGGATCACCACTTCCTGAAAAAAGGGACGATGGTGGAACTCTGGGAAGCGCTGCTTTCGGGTAAACTAAAACGCTTTCCATATCACCTTTTGAAACCAGCCGGGATAACTCTCCGGCAGCTTCTACAAAGGATCGGATTGGATGAATGCAAAAGATGAAATTCTTCAAACACGTCTCCCCACGGTGATGGTTCCGGTGTTTGAGCCGTTACCGGTCTTGAAAGCAGGGGAGACGCGGCTGTTGATGGCCGAGGACGGTTTGTGGATCGAAGCGGAGGGGGACTTTGGACACTTCCGCCGGCCCCTCTGGAAGAGCCGAAGAAAATTACCCTATGGACAGGTTGAGATAGCATCAGAGCTTCGCTGCGGCCCCATCCCACGGAAATTGGTCGAGCGATTCGCCGAGCTGGCCAACGAATGGACCGAATGGGGATGTGAGACCGCA encodes the following:
- a CDS encoding ParB/RepB/Spo0J family partition protein, whose product is MNVETMIKSIPVTEIHRDHKNSRQFIDPRALGQLQDDIRKNGLINPITVIPRQEGGFCLIAGERRYLACVNIGYQTIAAHILGSAGEEEVEAIHLAENLQREELSPIDEAEAFEKQLAQKSIQDLAAMINRSEEYIRRRIKLLHLIPEAREKVRVGAIGLAVSELLSCLPDDRQKTMLAAVEEQGLNAVQLSNLLNHQNDRQLVNAVFDTKECLQCPHNSAGQPDLFAREASGLGKCLYDPCWSGKELEKAKSLAKQIEERGPRAVISEKMKIGIDDLPPEIDQTQAVMHNKGELGDENLRDCQSCKFLVVFISTQGHPLRQNICTNRPCYEERAARFRGGNAERKPGSIKGGAKTAKDPGLKNVSTAGPVPKKMTPANAPQRVKDFKRNRYREYLAAHLIETPENRLRLILLAMKDTSWGRIWTGDPTLKELNLACDGFESNPEKLYPKLRALNAEQLMTAAGRMALKALDKFSLPLIEEMVFTDLGATPETLFKIDRTYLELLTKAEIEATAKEIGLTAYLQSRGESISKLSARPKKEFIDSLLTCGFTAPIMPAWLTRETAFQKG
- a CDS encoding PRTRC system protein C, translating into MEVQRMERFFEYGQLRLSDPDPGMTPEQVRDFYAAVYPELAQAVVGEPERRGATQVYKITRAVGTKGGEPSPPHLHMQCSVLLTVEQLAEISEAGLEEEKGGACPHDILTRFLGTIQRDSERMPQEGPLPGRFLPLLH
- a CDS encoding PRTRC system protein B produces the protein MAQTLHLSAALLYYTGEDPLPAEAIHYWQIHPIEMSEKGIPLLREGRPVQMKDLESLCKATLPNLIQNVGWIDPALLAYGAGVEGPLVFFRPEVRRPIYFGRQTSLKSGMVLWPSLVMVAFCRKLYVFATKGRMRPTQSTSLLMAPFLNVDVHHEVCLGSSRLPNGCRPQNMEAWAEAFYASAFTHNNAPDHHFLKKGTMVELWEALLSGKLKRFPYHLLKPAGITLRQLLQRIGLDECKR